A genomic stretch from Coffea arabica cultivar ET-39 chromosome 10c, Coffea Arabica ET-39 HiFi, whole genome shotgun sequence includes:
- the LOC113714178 gene encoding non-functional pseudokinase ZED1-like, with the protein MDKMKRAFAVLRPKLRKEREKRLFCFYKNGGLVLEDLIASFGARYELPVRSFTAEEIIRATRNFSEQVRQTKMGDMFTGNMGKRLVLVQFYNGLGKDSRWNENASNRIIRDIVMSSQMRHLKNVLQLIGCCLEFEHPAMVYCYATGTEFLVDCLNLPADDGKEILSWRSRIKIASDVANVLVYLHTAFSTPVIFGNLTIDKVIIDQFGDAKLFDFGLSISLPPGELKVENQLRWADVYTDPQCFKSYFVTQKTDVYSLGVLMLMLVTGETDTVMYHTGIKRLIHIRKHVKGYLDNDQLNQIVDPKIMEEVGDNCVHELEQQVLAFLDLAFRCTEHERTSRPDMIDAAKELRQMEKSVYRC; encoded by the coding sequence ATGGATAAAATGAAGCGTGCTTTTGCTGTCCTTAGGCCAAAACTgagaaaggagagagaaaaaagattGTTTTGCTTCTACAAGAATGGAGGCTTAGTATTGGAGGATCTCATTGCTTCTTTTGGTGCACGTTATGAACTTCCTGTCCGAAGCTTCACAGCTGAAGAAATCATCAGGGCAACCAGGAACTTTTCAGAACAAGTCCGTCAAACTAAGATGGGTGATATGTTCACAGGAAACATGGGAAAACGCCTggttttagttcaattttacaATGGTCTGGGAAAAGATTCAAGGTGGAATGAAAATGCTTCAAACAGAATCATCCGCGACATAGTGATGAGTTCACAAATGAGGCACCTCAAGAATGTCTTACAACTTATTGGTTGCTGCCTGGAATTCGAGCATCCAGCCATGGTGTATTGTTATGCTACTGGAACTGAATTTCTTGTTGACTGCCTTAACCTGCCTGCTGATGATGGTAAAGAAATACTGTCTTGGAGAAGTAGAATAAAGATCGCGAGTGATGTTGCCAATGTGTTGGTTTATCTTCATACTGCATTTTCTACACCTGTCATTTTTGGCAATTTAACCATAGACAAAGTGATAATAGACCAATTTGGTGATGCAAAATTGTTCGACTTTGGCTTATCTATATCACTTCCCCCTGGAGAACTAAAGGTGGAGAATCAGCTTAGGTGGGCAGATGTATACACAGATCCTCAATGCTTTAAATCATACTTTGTCACACAGAAAACTGATGTATACAGCTTAGGCGTTCTTATGCTCATGCTCGTAACTGGAGAAACAGATACTGTCATGTATCATACAGGAATCAAAAGACTGATTCATATCCGAAAGCATGTCAAAGGGTACCTTGACAATGATCAGCTCAACCAAATTGTGGATCCTAAGATAATGGAAGAGGTAGGAGATAATTGTGTGCATGAGCTAGAGCAGCAGGTGCTAGCTTTCTTGGATCTCGCTTTTAGATGCACAGAACATGAGCGAACCAGTAGGCCGGATATGATTGATGCAGCAAAAGAGCTTCGGCAGATGGAGAAGTCTGTTTATCGTTGCTAG
- the LOC113714179 gene encoding non-functional pseudokinase ZED1-like, with the protein MFAVNLKERPVLVKFYSGLTKNSSWNETAPDRIIRDIVVTSQVSHLKNVLQLIGCCLEFAYPAMVYYYAPESEFLTNRLSHLNNDGKLLSWKNRLTIATGIANVLLYLHSAFSAPIIFGNLTINKVRIDQCGVAKLFDFGLSISLPPGKSEVENQLKWIHVPSGPQGFKSNIVTLKSDVYSFGVLMLMLFTGETDAIKYDEEMGGRIYILDYVKRHILNNQFNQIVDQNMFKQQGNYNDPEVEQQLLDFLDLALRCTEHDRADRPDMIEVAKLLRQMEKSVRYS; encoded by the coding sequence ATGTTTGCAGTTAATTTGAAAGAACGACCAGTTTTAGTTAAATTTTATAGTGGGCTGACAAAGAATTCTTCTTGGAATGAAACTGCCCCTGATAGAATTATTCGCGATATAGTGGTTACTTCACAAGTTAGCCACCTCAAGAATGTCTTGCAGCTTATTGGCTGCTGTTTGGAATTTGCGTATCCAGCTATGGTGTATTATTATGCTCCTGAATCTGAGTTTCTTACCAATCGTCTCAGCCATCTTAATAATGATGGTAAACTACTATCTTGGAAGAATAGACTGACAATTGCGACTGGTATTGCCAATGTCTTGCTTTATCTTCATTCTGCATTTTCTGCACCCATCATTTTTGGGAATTTAACCATAAATAAGGTGAGAATCGACCAATGTGGTGTTGCTAAATTATTTGACTTCGGCTTATCTATTTCCCTTCCTCCTGGAAAATCAGAGGTGGAAAATCAGCTGAAATGGATACATGTTCCGTCTGGCCCTCAAGGTTTCAAGTCAAATATTGTTACTCTGAAGAGTGATGTCTACAGCTTTGGTGTGCTGATGCTCATGCTCTTTACTGGAGAAACGGATGCAATCAAGTATGATGAAGAAATGGGAGGAAGAATTTATATCCTGGATTATGTTAAGAGGCATATTTTGAACAATCAGTTCAACCAAATAGTGGATCAAAATATGTTCAAACAGCAAGGTAATTATAATGATCCTGAGGTAGAGCAGCAGTTGCTTGATTTCCTGGATCTCGCTTTGAGATGCACAGAACATGACCGAGCGGATAGACCAGatatgattgaagttgcaaaGTTGCTCCGTCAAATGGAGAAGTCTGTTCGTTATTCTTAA
- the LOC113715200 gene encoding UV-stimulated scaffold protein A homolog isoform X1, whose product MRTILVLSKMKTSKMEEEAREEGEGGAEGKVVVVGLIEKATNSTRPEVDPRLLKAIKSAVRYSDSELRLAAQTLTSLMKRDHSQVRYLALLIIDELFMRSKLFRTLLVENLDQLLTLSVGFRRNLPLPAPAAVASVLRSKAIEFLEKWNTSFGIHYRQLRLGYDYLKNTLRYQFPNLQANAARIQQERREKEIRTKEILLKKFESLKENLPSIRDDIQSTVDEISECLDIIQNKDDNVPLVPVDEEEIEEFHNAELRQIRLDSLREGEKLQENSENKVIFDALRELYKVLVTKHLAAVQEWTSVLIRVEGADSRFRDNTLKELIDIRNHLQSVKTKCEVSGCALPKSTTSEEEDIWEEGTLESHANGESFIEEKKSELCVASTSSKFEGKASEGSKSKLVAAKKLDGGYSHMEPNPVRSKLMAEAPVLKWGSFLDNWGSNQDVLANQRGLEIENHWGRVDYDAVIPAEKIAELNLQAIVYKEEPVEIQPCRAPLKKGGLCPRKDLRVCPFHGPIIPRDDEGRPINLTSSPELGGGNSSGEEMSPDLVEKLVKQAVRNVRERDKEAAKKRYHDKQDLKRAKLAKVREHNEAVLRDAALASTSRSSYIGEDTEAVSGPRSLLRNKRDTLASMLKRKETTKDRLAQKLLSTRAKDATVRQLTVEEESNYKEAFPNQW is encoded by the exons ATGCGTACTATTCTAGTCCTAAGCAAAATGAAAACCTCAAAAATGGAGGAGGAGGCGCGGGAGGAAGGGGAGGGGGGAGCAGAAGGGAAGGTGGTGGTGGTCGGTTTGATAGAAAAAGCTACGAATTCTACGAGGCCAGAAGTGGACCCTCGCCTTCTCAAAGCCATTAAATCAGCTGTTCGTTACTCCGATTCCGAGCTCCGACTCGCCGCCCAAACCCTAACGTCCCTCATGAAACGCGACCACTCTCAG GTACGATACCTTGCACTTCTCATAATAGATGAGTTGTTCATGCGGTCAAAGCTTTTCAGAACTCTTCTTGTTGAGAACCTAGATCAGTTGCTCACATTAAGTGTAGGATTCAGGAGGAATCTGCCGCTACCAGCTCCTGCTGCTGTTGCATCTGTTCTGCGTTCAAAGGCTATTGAGTTCTTGGAGAAATGGAACACATCATTTGGTATACATTACAGGCAGCTGAGGCTAGGGTATGACTATCTGAAGAATACCCTTCGCTATCAATTCCCTAATTTGCAAGCAAATGCTGCTCGGATTCAGCAGGAAAGGAGGGAAAAAGAGATTAGGACAAAAGAAATATTGCTGAAGAAGTTTGAAAGCTTGAAGGAAAATCTGCCATCAATCAGAGATGATATTCAGTCAACAGTTGATGAAATTAGTGAATGTCTGGACATTATTCAAAATAAAGATGATAATGTGCCTTTGGTTCCTGTGGATGAAGAGGAAATAGAAGAATTCCACAATGCCGAACTGCGACAAATTCGTCTAGACTCCTTGAGAGAAGGTGAAAAGCTTCAAGAGAATAGTGAGAATAAGGTaatttttgatgcattgagAGAACTATACAAAGTTCTAGTAACAAAGCATTTGGCTGCAGTGCAAGAATGGACCTCTGTCCTCATAAGGGTGGAAGGGGCAGATAGCAGGTTCCGAGACAACACATTGAAGGAGCTCATAGATATTCGAAATCACCTTCAATCGGTGAAGACAAAATGTGAAGTTTCAGGTTGTGCTCTTCCTAAAAGTACAACTTCTGAGGAAGAAGATATTTGGGAAGAGGGTACTCTGGAATCACATGCAAATGGAGAATCATTTATTGAAGAGAAAAAGAGCGAGTTATGTGTTGCATCCACTTCCAGTAAGTTTGAAGGCAAAGCTTCTGAAGGCAGCAAATCTAAGTTGGTAGCTGCGAAGAAACTGGATGGTGGCTACAGTCATATGGAACCTAATCCTGTGAGGAGTAAGCTAATGGCTGAAGCCCCAGTTCTGAAGTGGGGTTCTTTCTTGGATAACTGGGGCTCAAACCAAGATGTATTGGCTAATCAGAGGGGTTTAGAAATTGAAAATCATTGGGGTAGGGTAGACTATGATGCAGTGATTCCGGCAGAAAAAATTGCTGAGTTGAATCTTCAGGCAATTGTTTACAAAGAGGAACCTGTTGAGATCCAACCATGTCGGGCCCCATTGAAGAAGGGGGGCCTTTGTCCAAGAAAAGACTTGAGAGTTTGTCCATTTCATGGACCAATCATTCCTCGGGATGATGAAGGGAGACCAATCAATCTGACTTCAAGTCCTGAGTTGGGGGGCGGTAACTCCTCAGGGGAAGAGATGAGTCCTGATTTAGTTGAGAAGTTAGTCAAGCAGGCTGTGAGAAATGTTcgtgagagagacaaagaggCAGCTAAGAAGAGATACCATGACAAACAGGATTTGAAAAGAGCAAAGCTTGCAAAAGTTAGAGAACACAATGAAGCAGTTCTACGTGATGCTGCACTTGCTTCAACTTCAAGATCTTCATATATTGGTGAGGATACAGAGGCAGTCAGCGGCCCAAGATCTTtgcttagaaacaagagagacaCTCTCGCATCCATgctgaaaaggaaagaaactactaaagacaGGCTAGCCCAGAAGCTACTGAGTACCCGTGCTAAGGATGCTACAGTAAGACAGTTAACTGTGGAAGAGGAGTCAAATTACAAGGAAGCATTTCCAAACCAATGGTAG
- the LOC113715200 gene encoding UV-stimulated scaffold protein A homolog isoform X2, with translation MRSKLFRTLLVENLDQLLTLSVGFRRNLPLPAPAAVASVLRSKAIEFLEKWNTSFGIHYRQLRLGYDYLKNTLRYQFPNLQANAARIQQERREKEIRTKEILLKKFESLKENLPSIRDDIQSTVDEISECLDIIQNKDDNVPLVPVDEEEIEEFHNAELRQIRLDSLREGEKLQENSENKVIFDALRELYKVLVTKHLAAVQEWTSVLIRVEGADSRFRDNTLKELIDIRNHLQSVKTKCEVSGCALPKSTTSEEEDIWEEGTLESHANGESFIEEKKSELCVASTSSKFEGKASEGSKSKLVAAKKLDGGYSHMEPNPVRSKLMAEAPVLKWGSFLDNWGSNQDVLANQRGLEIENHWGRVDYDAVIPAEKIAELNLQAIVYKEEPVEIQPCRAPLKKGGLCPRKDLRVCPFHGPIIPRDDEGRPINLTSSPELGGGNSSGEEMSPDLVEKLVKQAVRNVRERDKEAAKKRYHDKQDLKRAKLAKVREHNEAVLRDAALASTSRSSYIGEDTEAVSGPRSLLRNKRDTLASMLKRKETTKDRLAQKLLSTRAKDATVRQLTVEEESNYKEAFPNQW, from the coding sequence ATGCGGTCAAAGCTTTTCAGAACTCTTCTTGTTGAGAACCTAGATCAGTTGCTCACATTAAGTGTAGGATTCAGGAGGAATCTGCCGCTACCAGCTCCTGCTGCTGTTGCATCTGTTCTGCGTTCAAAGGCTATTGAGTTCTTGGAGAAATGGAACACATCATTTGGTATACATTACAGGCAGCTGAGGCTAGGGTATGACTATCTGAAGAATACCCTTCGCTATCAATTCCCTAATTTGCAAGCAAATGCTGCTCGGATTCAGCAGGAAAGGAGGGAAAAAGAGATTAGGACAAAAGAAATATTGCTGAAGAAGTTTGAAAGCTTGAAGGAAAATCTGCCATCAATCAGAGATGATATTCAGTCAACAGTTGATGAAATTAGTGAATGTCTGGACATTATTCAAAATAAAGATGATAATGTGCCTTTGGTTCCTGTGGATGAAGAGGAAATAGAAGAATTCCACAATGCCGAACTGCGACAAATTCGTCTAGACTCCTTGAGAGAAGGTGAAAAGCTTCAAGAGAATAGTGAGAATAAGGTaatttttgatgcattgagAGAACTATACAAAGTTCTAGTAACAAAGCATTTGGCTGCAGTGCAAGAATGGACCTCTGTCCTCATAAGGGTGGAAGGGGCAGATAGCAGGTTCCGAGACAACACATTGAAGGAGCTCATAGATATTCGAAATCACCTTCAATCGGTGAAGACAAAATGTGAAGTTTCAGGTTGTGCTCTTCCTAAAAGTACAACTTCTGAGGAAGAAGATATTTGGGAAGAGGGTACTCTGGAATCACATGCAAATGGAGAATCATTTATTGAAGAGAAAAAGAGCGAGTTATGTGTTGCATCCACTTCCAGTAAGTTTGAAGGCAAAGCTTCTGAAGGCAGCAAATCTAAGTTGGTAGCTGCGAAGAAACTGGATGGTGGCTACAGTCATATGGAACCTAATCCTGTGAGGAGTAAGCTAATGGCTGAAGCCCCAGTTCTGAAGTGGGGTTCTTTCTTGGATAACTGGGGCTCAAACCAAGATGTATTGGCTAATCAGAGGGGTTTAGAAATTGAAAATCATTGGGGTAGGGTAGACTATGATGCAGTGATTCCGGCAGAAAAAATTGCTGAGTTGAATCTTCAGGCAATTGTTTACAAAGAGGAACCTGTTGAGATCCAACCATGTCGGGCCCCATTGAAGAAGGGGGGCCTTTGTCCAAGAAAAGACTTGAGAGTTTGTCCATTTCATGGACCAATCATTCCTCGGGATGATGAAGGGAGACCAATCAATCTGACTTCAAGTCCTGAGTTGGGGGGCGGTAACTCCTCAGGGGAAGAGATGAGTCCTGATTTAGTTGAGAAGTTAGTCAAGCAGGCTGTGAGAAATGTTcgtgagagagacaaagaggCAGCTAAGAAGAGATACCATGACAAACAGGATTTGAAAAGAGCAAAGCTTGCAAAAGTTAGAGAACACAATGAAGCAGTTCTACGTGATGCTGCACTTGCTTCAACTTCAAGATCTTCATATATTGGTGAGGATACAGAGGCAGTCAGCGGCCCAAGATCTTtgcttagaaacaagagagacaCTCTCGCATCCATgctgaaaaggaaagaaactactaaagacaGGCTAGCCCAGAAGCTACTGAGTACCCGTGCTAAGGATGCTACAGTAAGACAGTTAACTGTGGAAGAGGAGTCAAATTACAAGGAAGCATTTCCAAACCAATGGTAG